The following are encoded in a window of Pectinophora gossypiella chromosome 24, ilPecGoss1.1, whole genome shotgun sequence genomic DNA:
- the LOC126377921 gene encoding DNA-directed RNA polymerases I, II, and III subunit RPABC5, protein MIIPVRCFTCGKVIGNKWEAYLGLLQAEYTEGDALDALGLKRYCCRRMLLGHVDLIEKLLNYAPLEK, encoded by the exons ATGATCATTCCAGTACGTTGCTTCACCTGTGGCAAGGTCATCGGCAACAAATGGGAGGCGTACCTAGGACTCTTGCAGGCTGAGTATACTGAAGG TGACGCGCTAGACGCCCTGGGCCTGAAGAGGTACTGCTGCAGAAGAATGCTCCTCGGCCATGTCGACCTCATCGAGAAACTTCTCAACTACGCCCCGCTCGAAAAATAG